AAAATTGACAACCATACTCGTTGGAGACGATGCGGCATCAAAGAAATACATCAAATACAAACAGAAAGCCTGCAAAAGGGTAGGCATTCTCTCGGAGAACTTCAATCTGCCAGGGGACATACAAGAAGATGAGCTCATCGAGAAAATCGAGGAGTTGAATCGGGACAGCAAGGTACACGGCATACTTGTACAGCTTCCGCTTCCAAGACATATTGACAAAGAGAATATCATCGGGGCTATAGACCCCGACAAAGATGTGGATGGCTTCGCCCCCCGGAATATCTACAGGCTGTTTCATGGCGGAGAAATGTTAGCAGCAGCTACACCTCAGGGAATCGTGACCATGCTTGATCACCTGGACGTGAAACTGAAAGGTATGCAAGCAGTCATCATCAATAGATCTATTATTGTTGGTAAACCGCTCATCTTTCTACTTCTTAATCGCGACCTTACAGTGTCGGTATGCCACTCCAAGACTCAGGATTTGAAAGGCTACACAATGCAAGCGGATGTGCTAATAACAGCCGTTGGTATGCGTGAATCAAAAGAAGACCCCTACTTCATCACTGCGGACATGGTCAAAGAAGATGCAATAGTCATTGATGTGGCGTCACCATACGGCGACTGCGACTTTGACGAGGTCAAGAAGAAGGCAAAGTACATCACGCCAGTACCAGGGGGCGTTGGGCCAATGACCATTACCATGCTCCTCAAGAATGTGTTGACCGCCTATGCATACCAGACAGCACAGGCAAATGTTCTCGCCACGGATGCTATTGACTACGGATCCTATACTACCTAGAGATTTTCATCAAATTTTCCCGTCTATGGAACAATCCCAAACCCTTTTTTGGCGATAGCATCGTCCGTCACTTGTCTAAAAGGGTGACTGTGAAATTGAAAATCGTGGAATGTGTGCCTAATTTTAGTGAAGGCAGGGACAAAGAAGTTATAGATTCTATAGGTGATGCAATCAAGAGCGTGGAAGGAGTCAGACTCCTAGATGTGGAATTTGATCCGGACCACAATCGCTCGGTCTTCACCTTCATCGGGACCCCAGAGAATGTCAAGGAAGCCGCTCACCAGGCTGCTGATGTGGCTGTTGAAAACATCGATATGCGCAAGCATCAAGGTGGTCATCCCCGTATGGGTGCAGTGGACGTAGTGCCGTTCATCCCCCTTCACGGTACGACTATTGGTGAGTGCATAGAGCTCTCGAAGGAATTCGGCAAGGAGTTTGCAGCAAAACACGATGTGCCGGTGTATCTCTATGCTGAGTCCGCAACAAAACCTGAACGGGAGGAGCTTCCAAACATCAGACAAGGCGAGTATGAACTCCTGAGTGAAAAAATCGGAGAAGACCCCGTAAAAGAGCCAGATTTTGGGCCCAATAAAATCAATCCCAAAGCAGGAGCTACTGCTACAGGAGCGCGACACTACCTTATTGCGTTCAACATGAACCTTGATACAACAGACGTTGAAGTGGCAAAGGAATGTGCGAATGCGGTTCGTGCCACAACTGGTGGTTTTGTCTATGTTCAGGGTATCGGGCTTGACTTGCCAGAGAAAGGCATGGTACAGGTGTCCTGCAATCTCATTCACCCGAAGCGGACCAAAATACATCAGGTACTAGAAGTCGTCAAGAATGAAGCTAGGAGATTCGGAGCGACTGTTGTTGAGACAGAGATTATCGGCATGGTACCGTTGTTTGCTCTGCTTGACGCGCTCGATTACTACTTGCAGCCAGAGCGTCTCGATGAGGATATGATTCTTGACCTCTATTATCTCGGGGGTACCGACGACCCCACAGAGAAATCCTTCTCAGAAATGTCGCTTATCGAATTCAGTGATGCAGTGAGACGAGCCCGTGCAACTCCGGGAGGGGGCAGTGTTGCAGCAGCCATGGGGGCTTTTGGTAGTGCGCTTGTGTGCATGGTAACTGGCTTGTCACTTACAGGGCGCAAATTCGCAGCTATCAAGCAGGAAATGCTTGATGTTCGTCATGATACAGAGACCGATCGGGGAGAGCTGATGGGGCTAGTGGAGGAAGACTCTGAGGCATTCGATCAGGTCATGGCGAAGTACAAGATGAAAGCAGAAACCGAGGAAGAGAAGCAAGAAAAACAGAAGCAGATTCAAGAAGCCACCAAGAACGCCGCAGAGGTTCCACTTGAAACGATGCGACGTTCATATAATGCTCTTGAGAATGCAGTACCAGCCGCCAAAAAGGGCAATATCAATGCAGTCACAGATGCAGGAGTTGCAGCTCATGCACTCATGGCAGCAATCGAAGGAGCCGCTCTCAATGTCCGCATCAATCTGGACAGCATTGAAGATGAGTCGTACGTCAAAAAGACCCGAAAAGAAGTAGAAGAGCTCATAGAAAAGGGCAAAGAAACCAAAGCAGAAGTCCTTGAACTTGTCGAAAAGAGAATGAAGGAAATGGCGGAGCAGTAGCTGCCACGCATTACTGAACCGAAATATTCGCACCGCGGTGGATATGGATTCGATAGGTCTTCCCTCCGACCTCTCGAATCGCCTCCGCGACTTCCTTTTCTTTGTTCGGTGCTAGGGCCATCATGGTTCCTCCGCCACCGGAGCCATTTATTTTGCATCCTAGAGCCCCAGCATCTCGTGCCGCTCTAATCATTGATTCTATTTTTTCGGTTGATCTATCCAGTCCGTCTCTTAGAAGTCGATGATGCTCATTGAGCAGTTGACCAATCTTTTCGTAATCAAGAGGCTGCTTGTTCAGTACCTCCAAGGCCTGGCGTGTTAAATCCCGATTGAGCAACGTGGTCTTTGTCATCGTTCTTATTGGGTCCTCCAGCTCATCCAGAGAACCAGTCACTTTCTCTACAGGAGTCCTCCTTGGAGAGAAATCATCAAGAGCGTTAGACAATCCCTCATATCCTTGTTCCACAGTTTCTCTGATGAATGCCAAGTCACCAACGGTATCGTCCTTGCTTTCCAGCGAATCCCCGATTACTATCCCTTCAAGTTTTGCTGGAAGCCGTGTCACGTCGGGTGACCCGTTGGTAAATCGAAGATGAATGACCCCTCCGTAAGCCGACGCCAGATGATCCTGCATCCCACCGCTTTCATTGAACTCAGCTACTTCGGCTTGATATGCAAATCTGGCTACCTCAGATTCATCCAAGTCTGCGCCACTTAGATAAGCAGCAAGCAGAATAGAAGCAACTGTCAAAGCAGAAGAACTACTGAGTCCTGCAGCTATGGGGATCTTGCCGGTTATCTCAGCTTCAAACCCTTGCGCAGGTTTGAAACCTTGTCTTGCCATCACATTAAACGCGCTGCGCAAGTAATCTCGATTATGACGATAATGAGTTTGTTCACCAATGTCGAAGCTGTCTGATTTGTCAGTATCAAGATAGCGCACAGAAATACGACGGTCGGAAATAGGATGTCCCCTTAACAAGATGCACAAATCAATAGCAGCTGGTATGACCGGAAGACCAAGATAGTCACTATGCTCACCGAACAAGCACACTCGACCCGGTGCAATAATTTCGATGGAATCTTGGTTTGACAAACTGCATACCGCCTATATGATGAAATCATTCGGTGGCTCATCAAGGTTCTGAAAGTTGCTATAGGTTGAAACTCCAATATTCTCATTTGAGCATTATAGAGACCCAGAACAGTTTTCTATACCTAAAACAAGACGTTCTGGAGTGATTCTCTCATGAACAGGAAAAGCGCCACCATAGTCATAATCCTAATTGTTACTGTGGCTGGGGCGGGAATCTATTTTCTATACCGCCCTGGTCCTTATGTGCCACCGACATACGAAGAATCTATTAACGCCGGAGATTTCGTTATCCAAGAAATCCACCCGTTTGCTGATAATGTTTCTGATGAATTTGTCGAAATCCAGTATCGCGTGAATCAAAGCTATAATCTTGATTCATGGGGTATTACAAATTTCAAAAGTGAACCAATTGCGCTTCCCGAGATAAATGGATTGGATCACTTGGCCATTATTACCATTTTCACAGGTACAGGTACCACAGATTCTGATGCCAGTGATGGTCGTTCAATCATCTATCTAAACATCACAAGCGAAATGTTCAATGACACTTCAGGCGAAATCGCCATTCTCGATGAATCAAATAAGGTCATAGATTATATTCGGTACGGAAACATAGGCAACACCGAAAGAGATGTTTTTTGGGATGCTAGCGACGAGGGCATTCCCTCAATTGCCCAGAACACATCAGCCCAGCTCTTCGGGCCAGATGTTGATTCATCCGATAACTGGGAGCATGCTCCACCAACTCCAGAAGCGTTGAATACCCTTCCAACAACCAGTCAGGACGGAATCCCGATAGTCCTCGTGAACGGAATTGACAGTATCCTCACAGGCGAGATTGTGGTTGAAGCAGGCCCCCAGGTTGTAAGAAGATATCCAGGCGTCAATCTATCGATATGCAGGGAAATACACGAGATGGTGGATTTCACCATGCATCTTCTTCTCGACGAGGATTACATAGGCCCTGAGAGAGCCGCCGACGAAAAACTCTACGTAGACATAGCACAGGGCAATAAGAACTACAGCACTGGAAGGGTTTCATCCCGTGGGAGGATACGGATTTGGATAGGACAGAACGCCTCCAAGACCGAGCTCAAAGCCACAGTGGAACACGAGGTCGCCCATATGTTCCAGTTAGCCTACCGCCCCAGAAATGGGGACTCTCAAAGGCATTACGGTTATCCTGCTGATACTAACAACTGGTGGAACGAGGGTTTCGCTGACTACTGGGGCATAGAGAGTGCTAAGAGAAACTACAACAAAACCACCGAAGAAGTTCATAGGGCACACCAAGCAACCGGTGGTCCAAACTGGTTCGACCATGGCCATGATACGAACACGACTATCTTCAGCAACTGGTCTGCGAAAGCCGGTTGGGACAGATATCAGATGGCATATCAATTCATGAAGTTCCTCATGGAAGAGTATGGTGAGGAAAACGTATCAGCAATCTACCATGCAATCTGGTATGACACACCAACATCAGCTGATAACGTGAATGCTCGCGAGGCACTTGAGGCAACCTTGAACAAGACTCTTGACGAAATCTTGGCTGAGTTTTACCTATGGAAAATTGTGGATAGAGAAGATGGAGACATACCAGAGAGCAAGATCCACTTCAACATCACAATTTCGGATGATAATCCATCGGAGAGTATCAATGAGACAGCATGGACAGGTGGAGCTATCGTTCAGCGCGTTGTCACAAACGGTTCCCATCCAATTCAAATCAGATTTGGAGGAGATACTGAGAATTGGACTGCGGTAATCATTCTAAAGCTCGTAGGGGGAGAAAC
This genomic interval from Candidatus Thorarchaeota archaeon contains the following:
- a CDS encoding GHMP kinase, encoding MSNQDSIEIIAPGRVCLFGEHSDYLGLPVIPAAIDLCILLRGHPISDRRISVRYLDTDKSDSFDIGEQTHYRHNRDYLRSAFNVMARQGFKPAQGFEAEITGKIPIAAGLSSSSALTVASILLAAYLSGADLDESEVARFAYQAEVAEFNESGGMQDHLASAYGGVIHLRFTNGSPDVTRLPAKLEGIVIGDSLESKDDTVGDLAFIRETVEQGYEGLSNALDDFSPRRTPVEKVTGSLDELEDPIRTMTKTTLLNRDLTRQALEVLNKQPLDYEKIGQLLNEHHRLLRDGLDRSTEKIESMIRAARDAGALGCKINGSGGGGTMMALAPNKEKEVAEAIREVGGKTYRIHIHRGANISVQ
- a CDS encoding bifunctional 5,10-methylenetetrahydrofolate dehydrogenase/5,10-methenyltetrahydrofolate cyclohydrolase codes for the protein MSLDFTPDCFCDGKVIDGRALSKQIRGKIEEEVERLTELHQLRPKLTTILVGDDAASKKYIKYKQKACKRVGILSENFNLPGDIQEDELIEKIEELNRDSKVHGILVQLPLPRHIDKENIIGAIDPDKDVDGFAPRNIYRLFHGGEMLAAATPQGIVTMLDHLDVKLKGMQAVIINRSIIVGKPLIFLLLNRDLTVSVCHSKTQDLKGYTMQADVLITAVGMRESKEDPYFITADMVKEDAIVIDVASPYGDCDFDEVKKKAKYITPVPGGVGPMTITMLLKNVLTAYAYQTAQANVLATDAIDYGSYTT
- the ftcD gene encoding glutamate formimidoyltransferase, which produces MKIVECVPNFSEGRDKEVIDSIGDAIKSVEGVRLLDVEFDPDHNRSVFTFIGTPENVKEAAHQAADVAVENIDMRKHQGGHPRMGAVDVVPFIPLHGTTIGECIELSKEFGKEFAAKHDVPVYLYAESATKPEREELPNIRQGEYELLSEKIGEDPVKEPDFGPNKINPKAGATATGARHYLIAFNMNLDTTDVEVAKECANAVRATTGGFVYVQGIGLDLPEKGMVQVSCNLIHPKRTKIHQVLEVVKNEARRFGATVVETEIIGMVPLFALLDALDYYLQPERLDEDMILDLYYLGGTDDPTEKSFSEMSLIEFSDAVRRARATPGGGSVAAAMGAFGSALVCMVTGLSLTGRKFAAIKQEMLDVRHDTETDRGELMGLVEEDSEAFDQVMAKYKMKAETEEEKQEKQKQIQEATKNAAEVPLETMRRSYNALENAVPAAKKGNINAVTDAGVAAHALMAAIEGAALNVRINLDSIEDESYVKKTRKEVEELIEKGKETKAEVLELVEKRMKEMAEQ